A genomic segment from Orrella daihaiensis encodes:
- a CDS encoding LysR family transcriptional regulator — protein sequence MDLRQIQYFLCLYEEKSVTKAAKRLNIVQPALSMQISRLESEIGRELFTRTPRGMHSTPAADEMYSLFVPVVSAFASAKAKVTHDGKSLSGHVRIGLISSIGHSVLPSVLTQFTESYPNITLSITEGLTDPLCEDVNHGRIDLAFVNRPRGHSSLAQELVLREEIVLMSSARSGEKLPAKMQLKEVVKHRLILPTRDHGLRHVLEDYAKKLGITLAPVFELDSLLAKSLLISQGPYVGFLPESVIQNLRNRTAVHFRTHRLESPSLYRDLVYVFNPQRAPSAAAQAFAQALGNRMRLTHEQSLGSVIELRRAQGKPEDPIQSVLEVDEDSLA from the coding sequence ATGGATCTGCGACAAATCCAGTATTTCCTTTGCCTCTACGAAGAAAAGTCGGTCACGAAAGCGGCCAAGCGATTAAATATCGTCCAGCCCGCGCTGAGCATGCAGATCTCACGTCTGGAGAGCGAGATCGGCCGCGAGCTTTTCACACGAACACCACGAGGCATGCATTCGACACCGGCTGCTGACGAAATGTACAGTCTGTTTGTACCTGTCGTATCGGCATTTGCGTCAGCCAAAGCGAAGGTCACCCACGACGGTAAAAGCCTCTCCGGTCATGTCAGGATTGGTCTGATCTCAAGCATTGGCCATAGCGTCTTGCCGTCTGTTCTAACCCAGTTCACCGAAAGCTACCCCAACATCACACTCTCGATCACTGAGGGCCTGACTGATCCGCTTTGCGAAGACGTCAACCATGGCCGAATCGATCTGGCATTTGTCAATCGCCCCAGAGGACATAGCAGCCTGGCTCAGGAGCTCGTGCTGCGTGAAGAAATCGTGTTGATGTCTTCAGCACGTAGCGGTGAAAAGCTACCCGCAAAAATGCAACTCAAGGAAGTCGTCAAGCATCGCCTGATTTTGCCAACACGTGATCATGGTCTGCGTCATGTCCTTGAAGACTACGCCAAAAAACTGGGTATTACCTTAGCGCCTGTTTTCGAGCTCGACTCGCTCTTGGCCAAGTCCTTGCTCATTAGCCAAGGACCATACGTGGGATTTTTACCGGAAAGCGTCATACAAAATCTGCGCAACCGCACAGCCGTCCACTTTCGCACTCACCGACTTGAATCGCCATCCCTGTACAGGGACCTGGTTTACGTGTTTAACCCCCAGCGCGCTCCATCGGCGGCAGCTCAAGCATTCGCTCAAGCGCTAGGCAATCGCATGCGGCTGACTCACGAACAATCCCTAGGCTCAGTCATCGAGCTGCGTCGCGCCCAAGGCAAACCTGAAGATCCGATTCAGTCGGTTTTAGAGGTAGACGAAGACTCGCTAGCCTGA
- a CDS encoding helix-turn-helix domain-containing protein — translation MMISERLKVARLRVGLSQEKLGKLAGIDPTSASARMNQYERGKHSPDYRLMCKVAEILNMPVSWFYTQDDDMARLQEIFFNLSPDARRDLLAHAEATGQNSVSGFA, via the coding sequence ATGATGATCAGCGAAAGACTTAAAGTAGCGCGCTTACGTGTGGGTTTATCACAAGAAAAGCTTGGTAAGCTAGCGGGTATTGACCCAACATCTGCAAGCGCGCGCATGAACCAGTACGAGCGTGGCAAGCACTCACCGGATTACCGTCTGATGTGCAAAGTCGCCGAAATCCTGAACATGCCAGTTAGTTGGTTTTACACGCAGGATGACGACATGGCTCGCTTGCAAGAGATTTTCTTTAACTTGTCGCCTGACGCACGTCGTGACCTGCTCGCGCATGCTGAAGCAACCGGACAGAACTCGGTCAGTGGCTTTGCCTGA
- a CDS encoding Nif3-like dinuclear metal center hexameric protein, with protein sequence MQRAELQRWLDTTLESTRFSDYCPNGLQVEGRTEINKLVTGVTASQALLDRAVALQADAILVHHGWFWRGEDPTIRGTRKQRIATALASDLNVFAYHLPLDAHPTLGNNAQLAKVLGLQVELDAQANPVTGGAKGLIWFGAPQTPVTLGQFVANTNHALNRPAVFIGDADRPCKRVAWCTGGAQGMFEAAIDAGVDVYITGEISEPNAHLARESGVGFIAAGHHATERYGVKALGEAIAAEFDVEVLFFDIDNPA encoded by the coding sequence ATGCAACGCGCCGAACTGCAACGCTGGTTAGATACAACGCTGGAATCCACCCGGTTCTCGGACTACTGCCCCAATGGGCTACAGGTCGAGGGTAGGACCGAAATCAACAAGTTGGTGACTGGAGTGACTGCGAGTCAAGCGTTGCTTGACCGCGCAGTGGCGCTACAGGCTGATGCCATCCTGGTGCATCATGGCTGGTTCTGGCGCGGTGAGGATCCGACCATTCGTGGCACTCGCAAACAACGTATTGCCACGGCTTTGGCGAGTGATCTGAATGTATTTGCCTATCACTTGCCGCTGGATGCGCACCCGACATTGGGTAACAACGCCCAACTGGCCAAGGTCCTTGGACTACAAGTTGAGCTCGACGCTCAGGCTAACCCGGTGACTGGCGGGGCAAAGGGACTCATTTGGTTTGGTGCACCGCAAACCCCCGTCACGTTGGGGCAGTTTGTTGCTAACACCAATCACGCTTTGAACCGACCCGCGGTGTTTATCGGTGATGCTGATCGACCCTGCAAGCGTGTTGCCTGGTGCACGGGTGGTGCACAAGGCATGTTTGAGGCAGCAATCGACGCCGGGGTGGATGTCTACATTACTGGCGAGATATCTGAGCCCAATGCTCACCTGGCGCGTGAAAGCGGTGTGGGCTTCATTGCGGCAGGACATCATGCAACCGAACGCTACGGGGTAAAAGCGCTCGGTGAAGCGATTGCGGCCGAATTCGATGTCGAAGTGTTGTTTTTTGACATCGACAATCCGGCCTAA
- the mscL gene encoding large conductance mechanosensitive channel protein MscL: MASVKGILSEFKSFAMRGNVIDLAVGIIIGAAFSKIVDSMVKDIVMPIINFLVGGSADFSNKFIVLSKPAGYAGPETYAELSAAGATLFAWGNFLTILLNFVLLAFVIFWMVKAVSTARARFEKEQEATAAPTAQEVVLLTEIRDLLKKQQS, from the coding sequence GTGGCTTCAGTCAAAGGAATATTGTCAGAGTTCAAATCTTTTGCCATGCGTGGCAATGTCATCGACTTAGCCGTTGGTATTATCATCGGCGCTGCTTTCTCCAAAATCGTTGATTCGATGGTGAAAGACATTGTGATGCCGATCATTAACTTTCTGGTCGGCGGCTCAGCAGATTTTTCCAATAAATTCATTGTGTTATCCAAACCAGCTGGCTACGCTGGCCCAGAAACCTATGCTGAATTAAGTGCCGCGGGCGCAACGCTTTTCGCCTGGGGTAACTTTTTGACCATCCTATTGAATTTTGTCCTGTTAGCCTTTGTCATCTTCTGGATGGTCAAGGCCGTCAGCACGGCCCGGGCACGTTTTGAGAAGGAGCAAGAAGCAACGGCTGCGCCCACCGCGCAAGAGGTGGTTCTCTTGACTGAAATCAGAGATCTCTTGAAAAAACAGCAAAGCTGA
- the petA gene encoding ubiquinol-cytochrome c reductase iron-sulfur subunit: MSQDSTVNQDAEGSAPLELPSDPQRRFWIGATCAAGGVAGAAVAVPFVGSFAPSEKARAAGAPVEVDISTIPPGQMRTYEWRGKPVWVIHRTPEMLEGLSKVNGDLADPNSDRPGYTPPYAKNEWRSRKPELWVGVGICTHLGCSPTPRFEPGAQPSLPDDWQGGSLCPCHGSWFDMAGRVYKNKPAPDNLEVPPYQYISDSKIVIGVDEDNPA, from the coding sequence ATGAGTCAGGATTCAACGGTTAACCAAGACGCTGAGGGTTCCGCACCACTGGAACTACCTAGCGATCCACAGCGCCGCTTCTGGATTGGCGCAACCTGTGCGGCCGGTGGTGTTGCGGGTGCCGCCGTAGCGGTGCCATTTGTGGGCAGCTTCGCTCCTTCTGAAAAAGCGCGTGCAGCGGGTGCGCCCGTCGAAGTCGACATCAGCACCATCCCGCCTGGTCAAATGCGCACTTACGAGTGGCGTGGCAAACCAGTCTGGGTGATTCATCGCACGCCGGAAATGCTCGAAGGGCTCTCCAAAGTGAATGGTGACTTGGCTGATCCCAATTCTGATCGTCCCGGATACACGCCACCCTACGCCAAGAACGAGTGGCGCTCACGCAAACCTGAATTGTGGGTGGGCGTTGGCATTTGCACACACCTAGGCTGTTCGCCAACACCGCGATTTGAGCCGGGTGCTCAGCCTAGTCTGCCCGATGATTGGCAGGGCGGCAGTCTTTGCCCTTGTCATGGCTCGTGGTTTGACATGGCCGGCCGTGTCTACAAGAACAAACCTGCACCTGACAACTTGGAAGTGCCGCCATATCAATACATCAGTGATTCCAAGATTGTGATTGGGGTTGATGAAGATAACCCGGCCTAA
- a CDS encoding cytochrome b — MAGEKNVETTGLLGWIDRRFPLTSMVKEHLSEYYAPKNFNFWYFFGSLAMLVLVIQIVTGIFLVMHYKPDAQLAFDSVEYIMREVPGGWFIRYMHSTGASMFFVVVYLHMTRALIYGSYRKPRELVWIFGVGIFLALMAEAFMGYLLPWGQMSYWGAQVIVNLFAAVPLIGPDLAIWIRGDYVVSDATLNRFFSLHVIAIPLVLLGLVVAHIIALHEVGSNNPDGIDIKEKKDKYGRPLDGIPFHPYYTVHDILGVAGFLIVFMAIVFFAPEMGGYFLEFNNFLPADPLKTPPHIAPVWYFTPFYSMLRATTDQFTWVMAAGAVVAALVLFLKCKGAAKLIVPVILIALAVSFRIIDAKFWGVVVMGGAVVLLFFLPWLDYSPVRSIRYRPDWHKWVYGIFFVNFLILGYLGTQAPTDVFNLMSQIGTVIYLAFFFLMPVWSRMGTFKPVPDRVVYHAH, encoded by the coding sequence ATGGCTGGCGAGAAGAACGTCGAAACAACGGGTTTGCTAGGGTGGATTGACCGCCGATTCCCGCTGACGTCGATGGTAAAGGAGCATTTGTCTGAGTACTATGCGCCCAAAAATTTCAACTTCTGGTATTTCTTTGGTTCGCTAGCGATGCTGGTGTTGGTAATCCAGATTGTGACTGGAATTTTTTTGGTGATGCATTACAAGCCGGATGCGCAATTAGCATTTGATTCGGTCGAATACATTATGCGCGAGGTGCCGGGAGGCTGGTTCATCCGCTACATGCACTCTACAGGCGCCTCGATGTTCTTTGTCGTGGTGTATCTGCACATGACGCGCGCCTTGATATATGGCTCTTACCGCAAACCACGCGAGTTGGTGTGGATCTTTGGTGTGGGCATCTTCTTGGCACTGATGGCTGAAGCGTTCATGGGTTACCTATTGCCCTGGGGTCAGATGTCTTACTGGGGTGCGCAGGTGATTGTTAACCTATTTGCTGCTGTGCCATTGATTGGACCCGACTTGGCCATTTGGATCCGCGGCGACTATGTGGTGTCTGATGCGACGCTGAACCGATTCTTCTCCTTACATGTGATCGCTATCCCATTGGTTTTGCTGGGCCTAGTGGTGGCTCACATCATTGCCTTGCACGAGGTGGGTTCAAACAATCCCGATGGTATCGACATCAAGGAAAAGAAAGACAAGTACGGGCGTCCGCTGGATGGTATCCCCTTCCATCCCTATTACACCGTGCATGACATTCTTGGTGTGGCGGGCTTCCTAATCGTCTTTATGGCCATCGTATTCTTTGCGCCAGAAATGGGCGGTTACTTCCTGGAGTTCAACAACTTCTTGCCAGCTGATCCGCTAAAGACACCGCCGCACATTGCACCGGTCTGGTATTTCACGCCTTTCTACTCAATGTTGCGCGCCACGACTGATCAGTTCACTTGGGTGATGGCAGCAGGTGCAGTTGTTGCCGCGCTGGTTTTGTTCTTAAAGTGTAAAGGCGCTGCCAAACTGATTGTTCCGGTAATTTTGATTGCATTGGCTGTTTCGTTCCGCATCATCGATGCCAAGTTCTGGGGTGTGGTGGTGATGGGCGGTGCGGTTGTGCTGTTGTTCTTCTTGCCATGGCTCGACTACAGCCCGGTCCGTTCAATCCGTTATCGTCCAGACTGGCACAAGTGGGTTTATGGGATCTTCTTTGTGAACTTTCTCATCTTGGGCTATCTGGGCACGCAGGCGCCAACAGACGTGTTTAACCTGATGTCACAAATTGGTACGGTTATCTACCTGGCATTCTTCTTCCTGATGCCGGTGTGGAGTCGTATGGGCACGTTCAAGCCAGTGCCTGACCGTGTTGTTTACCATGCCCATTGA
- a CDS encoding cytochrome c1, whose product MKLMNKLLGAIVVSLTCSVAMAAGSSYPLDKAPPKLNDQAALQNGAKIFVNHCLNCHSAKSLRYNKLRDIGLTDQQIKESLLFTGEKVGDMMTIAMTVQDGARWFGAAPPDLSVIARAKSINAGPPGGDYIYTYMRTFYRDTTNATGWNNLAFPNAGMPHVLWDQQGPRELTSTLIHQVPKDGKMVWEKLTKQYDAQGYWTAKAETLDNYSGPGGETHTFKALDPKKAAQYDKDMGDLAAFMTWMAEPVQLERKKIGVWVLIFLGLFFVVAWRLNATYWKHVR is encoded by the coding sequence ATGAAATTAATGAATAAGCTCCTTGGTGCTATCGTTGTATCCTTGACCTGTTCAGTTGCCATGGCGGCAGGCAGTTCTTATCCTTTGGACAAAGCACCACCCAAACTGAACGATCAAGCCGCCTTGCAAAATGGCGCCAAGATCTTTGTGAATCACTGCTTGAATTGCCACAGTGCCAAGTCGCTGCGCTACAACAAATTGCGCGACATCGGCTTGACCGATCAGCAGATCAAGGAAAGTCTGTTGTTCACCGGTGAGAAAGTAGGTGACATGATGACCATCGCGATGACTGTGCAAGATGGGGCGCGATGGTTCGGTGCTGCACCTCCCGACTTGTCAGTGATCGCTCGTGCCAAGTCAATTAATGCAGGCCCCCCGGGTGGTGACTACATCTACACCTACATGCGTACGTTCTATCGCGATACGACTAACGCAACGGGCTGGAACAACCTTGCCTTTCCCAACGCCGGTATGCCTCATGTCCTATGGGATCAACAGGGTCCTCGTGAGTTGACATCGACCTTGATCCATCAAGTGCCTAAAGACGGCAAGATGGTCTGGGAGAAACTCACCAAGCAGTATGACGCTCAGGGGTACTGGACGGCCAAGGCTGAAACTCTCGATAATTACTCGGGCCCCGGTGGCGAAACCCATACGTTCAAGGCACTTGACCCCAAAAAAGCTGCCCAGTACGACAAGGACATGGGTGACTTGGCTGCATTTATGACTTGGATGGCTGAACCTGTTCAGCTTGAGCGCAAGAAGATTGGTGTTTGGGTGTTAATTTTCTTGGGTCTGTTTTTTGTAGTGGCATGGCGCCTTAACGCGACATACTGGAAACACGTCCGTTAA
- a CDS encoding glutathione S-transferase N-terminal domain-containing protein, with translation MMVLYSGTTCPFSHRCRFALYEKDMDFEVQDIDLYNKPEDISVMNPYGQVPILVERDLILYESNIINEYIDERFPHPQLMPADPVMRARTRLFLFNFEKELFVHVALLEDRTARADTKRLDAARAAIRDRLSQLAPLLIKNKYMLGDEFTMLDVAMAPLLWRLDHYGIELPKTAAPIQKYGERIFSRPAYIEALTPSEKVMRR, from the coding sequence ATGATGGTCCTTTACTCCGGCACGACCTGCCCGTTTTCGCATCGCTGCCGCTTTGCCCTCTATGAAAAAGATATGGACTTTGAGGTGCAGGATATTGACCTGTACAACAAGCCTGAAGACATCAGTGTCATGAACCCCTACGGCCAGGTGCCAATTCTGGTTGAACGTGACTTGATCCTGTACGAGTCCAATATCATCAATGAGTACATCGATGAACGGTTTCCGCATCCACAACTGATGCCAGCCGATCCAGTGATGCGTGCGCGTACTCGCTTGTTCTTGTTCAACTTTGAAAAAGAACTGTTCGTGCACGTGGCGCTCTTGGAGGACAGGACCGCGCGTGCAGATACCAAGCGTCTTGACGCTGCTCGGGCTGCTATCCGTGATCGTTTGTCACAACTTGCGCCCTTGTTGATCAAGAACAAGTACATGTTGGGTGACGAATTCACCATGCTTGATGTGGCGATGGCACCGTTGCTTTGGCGCTTGGATCACTACGGCATCGAGCTTCCAAAAACTGCGGCGCCGATCCAAAAATATGGGGAAAGAATTTTTTCCCGCCCGGCGTACATTGAGGCACTGACTCCCTCTGAAAAAGTGATGCGTCGATAG
- a CDS encoding ClpXP protease specificity-enhancing factor, protein MPETSTKPYFLRALYEWATDNGYTPHIVVQVNNACRVPAAFVQDGQITLNIGHLATGGLVIGNELIEFQARFGGKAEHISVPVAAVTAIYARETGTGMGFEVDETTTSETVLETDGNLQASVQDADSPEQIGTDEKSKRPSLRIVK, encoded by the coding sequence ATGCCTGAAACATCGACAAAGCCTTATTTCCTGCGCGCGTTATACGAGTGGGCGACTGACAATGGTTATACGCCCCATATTGTCGTGCAGGTCAATAACGCTTGCCGTGTGCCTGCGGCATTTGTACAGGATGGTCAAATCACACTGAACATCGGTCATCTGGCTACAGGAGGCCTGGTGATTGGTAACGAACTCATCGAGTTTCAGGCTCGCTTTGGTGGTAAGGCAGAGCATATCTCGGTACCCGTGGCGGCAGTGACAGCCATTTATGCCCGTGAGACAGGCACAGGCATGGGGTTTGAGGTGGATGAAACCACTACATCCGAGACTGTCCTAGAGACCGATGGCAATCTTCAAGCGAGTGTTCAGGATGCTGACTCCCCCGAGCAAATTGGCACTGATGAGAAGTCAAAGCGCCCGAGTTTGCGCATCGTGAAGTAA